TCGTCGTCGTCGAGGCTATGCTGGAAGCTATGCGGGCAGCAGCGCGAGCAGTGATGGAGGAGTAGGTGGTTACGTGGGTGGTTACAATGACTACGATGACTACAACAACTACGCACCACACTTTGGCATTACGGATCCCTATCTCTTCCACCAGCAGCTCACTAACCACATTCTGGCCCAGAACTATGCGAACCAACAGTGAGCATTAGGCCACACTCTGCTGGCTcgctatttattatattctgtGTAGTTTTAAATGGGTTAATGGTGATGCTATCTATTCTTGTAGAGCTATAACGGGTCTGGCCGCTTCTGGTAATGCTTTTGTGTCAGCGGATGCATCGATAAGCAACGATGACACGTAATTACACTGCTTTCCTCTCTGACAATTTCCTACTAACCCGTAATATAACAAGCCTCTAGAGGAACCAGgttgttaatttgtattttgtgcaCTTGTTTTCCAGTCGCATCCAACAGCAAATTGCCGCCCAGCAAGCCTTCCATGACAACCTAGCCTATCAGAACAGATACCGCGGTGGCTCTAGCGGTGGCTCCAGCGGTGGTTACAGCGGTGCTTCCAGCGGTGGTTACAGTGGTGCCTCTAGCGGCTCTGGCAGCGGTGGCTCCTACAACTCACATCGCTATGCGCCTAGTTATGCCCTTGCCTCCGGCTCCATTGGATCGAATGGTCACAGACAGACCGCCTATATCAGTCCTGCCAACCCGGTAAGCTAATGTCCAACAATCCTTGCTAGATAGATTACTCAGTCGGAGTTCTTCTCTTCAGGCCTCGCCCAACATTGTCAATCGCTTCGGCTCCAGCTCTAGCTCCAGCTCAAGTGgaggtggcggcggcggtggcggtggcggttaCAAGGGTGTCTCCGTGAGCTCTTTCAGCAGCAGTAATGGCGATGGCACTAGTCGACGTGGAGCTCAGACCACCATCAACGATAATGGCAAGGTGACGTCTTACTCTGTGCACTCCTAAAGATGAATTTCTTCGGTGCAATTCGCGAGGAAAATCaactcaattttatttttggtgtttAGCATTTTATAAAACTTTACATTTGGAAAGCAGTtaatcaaattgcatttgtatgtgttgaacacaaatatatacatattatatatatctatatttaaatatacacaatCTGCATGACTTTCTCATTTAATGGGTCTTCACTGTACCGGCTTTCGTTTGTGTTAGAAAGTTTCGAAAGCTTCCACTGATAAGCTCGcgaatatgcaaatttatttatttttgttttttttttgcccatttTAAGCTCATGACCTTGATTTGCTGCTATGGGCATTATGTTGGGCGATCGACCAGTTTAATATACTACGAGTTTTGCAATAGATAGAGAACCGAACAAAGTTTATCAGGCGTCACAGGAAACAGTCTATGTTTAGCTAATTTATTGCATACATTAAAATCACATTTCAATTCTCAACTTGTATACGTAGTATACTCTCTTCACAGAATAACTTTAATATAGAaggtattattaaattcataacttagtacaattttaataaagtgAATTATGGAAATTTCAAGGAAAAACTTTGAGTGTAAACTTGtataaatacaagtaaaacacacagtaaaagtaaaaagttatagtcgaat
This DNA window, taken from Drosophila nasuta strain 15112-1781.00 chromosome 2L, ASM2355853v1, whole genome shotgun sequence, encodes the following:
- the LOC132798440 gene encoding keratin, type I cytoskeletal 10 isoform X2; this translates as MWKFLIICVVMSALNNEGDAASSRTPVRRRRGYAGSYAGSSASSDGGVGGYVGGYNDYDDYNNYAPHFGITDPYLFHQQLTNHILAQNYANQHRIQQQIAAQQAFHDNLAYQNRYRGGSSGGSSGGYSGASSGGYSGASSGSGSGGSYNSHRYAPSYALASGSIGSNGHRQTAYISPANPASPNIVNRFGSSSSSSSSGGGGGGGGGGYKGVSVSSFSSSNGDGTSRRGAQTTINDNGKVTSYSVHS
- the LOC132798440 gene encoding RNA-binding protein FUS isoform X1 — translated: MWKFLIICVVMSALNNEGDAASSRTPVRRRRGYAGSYAGSSASSDGGVGGYVGGYNDYDDYNNYAPHFGITDPYLFHQQLTNHILAQNYANQQAITGLAASGNAFVSADASISNDDTRIQQQIAAQQAFHDNLAYQNRYRGGSSGGSSGGYSGASSGGYSGASSGSGSGGSYNSHRYAPSYALASGSIGSNGHRQTAYISPANPASPNIVNRFGSSSSSSSSGGGGGGGGGGYKGVSVSSFSSSNGDGTSRRGAQTTINDNGKVTSYSVHS